A single window of Halomicrobium zhouii DNA harbors:
- a CDS encoding 30S ribosomal protein S24e, with product MDIEIIEEDENPMLHRTDVRFEVRHEDATPSRLSVRDSLAAMLNKDAEETVVHELDTKFGMRRTIGYAKVYDSAEQARDVEQDHMLERNKIVADGEGDGEEAEEA from the coding sequence ATGGACATCGAAATCATCGAGGAAGACGAGAACCCCATGTTGCACCGGACCGACGTTCGGTTCGAGGTGCGACACGAGGACGCGACCCCCTCTCGTCTCTCCGTCCGCGACTCGCTGGCCGCAATGTTGAACAAAGACGCCGAAGAGACCGTCGTCCACGAACTCGACACGAAGTTCGGCATGCGCCGGACCATCGGCTACGCCAAGGTGTACGACAGCGCCGAGCAGGCCCGCGACGTCGAACAGGACCACATGCTCGAACGCAACAAGATCGTCGCCGACGGCGAGGGCGACGGCGAAGAGGCGGAGGAGGCCTGA
- a CDS encoding 30S ribosomal protein S27ae, giving the protein MARNEYYDDDGQEARERCPRCGDAFLAEHDDRQHCGKCGYTEWK; this is encoded by the coding sequence ATGGCCCGAAACGAGTACTACGACGACGACGGCCAGGAGGCCCGCGAACGCTGTCCCCGCTGTGGCGACGCGTTCCTCGCCGAGCACGACGACCGCCAGCACTGCGGCAAGTGCGGTTACACCGAGTGGAAGTAA
- a CDS encoding DUF7282 domain-containing protein, with the protein MTRSTNRAAVVIVALMIALSGAFVVQGAVAQETADDSGSDESSLEVVSLNAPESAAPGSNVTVGAEIENPTDDRITESVEFRLGGPVVATKLVTVDPNDSEVVQFRADTEGLETGTYYHAVFAEDSGQVEQITLSESFTLDSVDAPESATVGDELTVEAEVTNPNDFETNQSVTFRLDGQVVSEERVTLDAEESDTVTFDVATDDLEAGDYVHGVFTRDDGQFLQLTLDASEDGEETETETETETETETETETKSEDTETETEAEEPETETETETETETETEAEDEDETETETETETETETETETETETETETETETETETETETETETETETETETETETETETETETETETETETETETETETETETETEAETETEDEPSASVVFPTYNATMVTVDQVTVSEGGFVAIHEQTDDGEVGPVIGVSEYLEAGTHENVEVHLFDVPGAEYDQDELTESQTLIAMPHLDTDDDQTFDFVESDGADDGPYTQDGEAVTDEAYIQLDDVEEPETETETETETETETETETETETETETETETETETETEAPAAEVNASVTFEQQTTDGSTITVDSAELDEGGFVAVHNESLLDGDAVGSVVGVSEYLEPGEHEDVEIELFDVPGAEYDQDELTENQTLIVMPHLDTNDNETYDFVATNGSEDGPYTQDGEAVTDDALVQVDAVEQPPEETETEEPLTETETEAPVNETETETETEVAAPENASVAFENQTSNGTTVTIDNVTVPEGGYVAIHDQFLFEGDVIGSVVGVSEYLEAGTHENVTVTLFNVSGAEYAQDSLTENETLIAMPHMETNDNESYDFVATNGTEDGAYTVDGEPVTDEALITVQADAEPVQETETETPVNETEAPVNETETPVNETEAGLTENETENETTNETAAMDANASVEVTNVSSQGTAVTVNATLSEGGYVAIHNDSLLANATELDLDEAVDSTIGASEYLEAGEHENVTITLFDVPGAEFNETELTESQFLVAMPHMETNDNETFDYVATNGTEDGPYTIDGEPIVAPAIYDAPGDDETIVGYNESDDEAADVNETENETEAGLTENETENETDGLNETETETEAGLDETENETEAGLDETETDAAGDTTTVTAQTAVTFENQTANVTENGTAVTIASTTLSEGGYVAIHNESLLDGDAVGSVVGVSEYLEAGTYENLSVVLYNVSGAEFDDTEFTENETLIAMPHMETNDNETYDFVATNGTADGPYLADGEPIVDDATVAPPTEDATDADEMNETNATENETNETATGTNATENETEALVAP; encoded by the coding sequence ATGACACGCTCCACGAACAGGGCCGCTGTCGTCATCGTCGCGTTGATGATAGCACTCAGCGGCGCGTTCGTCGTACAGGGGGCCGTCGCGCAGGAGACTGCCGACGACTCCGGGAGCGACGAGTCATCGCTCGAGGTCGTATCGCTGAACGCACCGGAGAGCGCCGCGCCCGGGTCGAACGTCACCGTCGGCGCGGAGATCGAGAACCCCACCGACGACCGGATAACCGAATCCGTCGAGTTCCGCCTCGGCGGGCCGGTCGTCGCCACGAAGCTCGTGACAGTCGACCCGAACGACTCCGAGGTGGTCCAGTTCCGGGCCGACACGGAGGGGCTCGAGACGGGGACCTACTACCACGCCGTCTTCGCCGAGGACAGTGGACAGGTCGAACAGATCACCCTCTCCGAGTCGTTCACGCTCGACTCGGTCGACGCACCGGAGAGCGCGACCGTCGGGGACGAACTCACCGTCGAGGCCGAGGTGACTAACCCCAACGACTTCGAGACGAACCAGTCGGTGACGTTCCGCCTCGACGGCCAGGTCGTCTCCGAGGAGCGGGTCACGCTCGACGCCGAGGAGAGTGACACCGTCACGTTCGACGTCGCCACCGACGACCTCGAAGCCGGCGACTACGTCCACGGGGTCTTCACCCGTGACGACGGGCAGTTCCTCCAGCTGACCCTCGACGCCTCCGAGGACGGAGAGGAGACCGAGACCGAGACGGAGACTGAAACCGAGACAGAGACGGAGACCGAGACGAAATCTGAGGATACGGAGACCGAAACCGAAGCGGAAGAGCCCGAGACCGAGACGGAGACAGAGACGGAAACTGAAACCGAGACCGAGGCCGAGGACGAGGACGAAACCGAGACTGAGACGGAAACGGAAACCGAGACCGAGACCGAGACCGAGACCGAGACCGAGACGGAAACGGAAACGGAAACCGAGACTGAGACGGAAACGGAAACCGAGACTGAGACGGAAACGGAAACCGAGACTGAGACGGAAACGGAAACCGAGACTGAGACGGAAACGGAAACCGAGACTGAGACTGAGACTGAGACTGAGACTGAGACGGAAACGGAAACTGAGACAGAGACAGAAACGGAAACCGAGGCTGAGACTGAGACCGAGGACGAACCGAGCGCGTCGGTCGTCTTCCCGACCTACAACGCCACGATGGTCACCGTCGACCAGGTCACGGTGTCGGAGGGCGGCTTCGTCGCCATCCACGAGCAGACCGACGACGGTGAAGTCGGGCCGGTCATCGGCGTCTCGGAGTACCTGGAGGCCGGGACTCACGAGAACGTCGAGGTCCACCTCTTCGACGTCCCCGGTGCGGAGTACGACCAGGACGAGCTCACGGAGAGCCAGACCCTGATCGCGATGCCGCACCTGGACACCGACGACGACCAGACGTTCGACTTCGTCGAGAGTGACGGCGCGGACGACGGTCCCTACACCCAGGACGGTGAGGCGGTCACCGACGAGGCCTACATCCAGCTAGACGACGTCGAAGAGCCGGAGACGGAAACGGAAACTGAGACGGAAACGGAGACCGAGACCGAGACCGAGACGGAGACAGAGACCGAGACGGAAACGGAAACTGAGACCGAGACAGAGACCGAAACCGAGGCGCCCGCTGCGGAGGTGAACGCGAGCGTCACCTTCGAACAGCAGACGACCGACGGCTCGACGATAACGGTCGATTCGGCCGAACTCGATGAGGGCGGCTTCGTCGCCGTCCACAACGAGAGCCTGCTCGACGGCGACGCCGTCGGCAGCGTCGTCGGCGTCTCCGAGTACCTCGAACCCGGCGAGCACGAGGACGTCGAGATCGAGCTCTTCGACGTCCCCGGTGCGGAGTACGACCAGGACGAACTCACGGAGAACCAGACGCTGATCGTGATGCCGCACCTGGACACGAACGACAACGAGACCTACGACTTCGTCGCGACCAACGGGTCGGAAGACGGGCCGTACACCCAGGACGGTGAGGCGGTGACCGACGACGCGCTCGTCCAGGTCGACGCCGTCGAACAGCCGCCAGAAGAGACAGAGACCGAGGAACCGCTGACCGAGACGGAGACGGAAGCACCGGTCAACGAGACGGAGACCGAAACCGAGACCGAGGTCGCGGCGCCCGAAAACGCCTCCGTCGCGTTCGAGAACCAGACCTCGAACGGGACGACGGTGACCATCGACAACGTCACCGTGCCGGAGGGTGGCTACGTCGCCATCCACGACCAGTTCCTGTTCGAGGGTGACGTCATCGGGAGCGTCGTCGGCGTCTCGGAGTACCTGGAGGCCGGGACCCACGAGAACGTCACGGTCACCCTGTTCAACGTCTCCGGCGCGGAGTACGCGCAGGACTCGCTCACCGAGAACGAGACGCTGATCGCGATGCCGCACATGGAGACGAACGACAACGAGTCCTACGACTTCGTCGCCACGAACGGCACCGAGGACGGTGCCTACACGGTCGACGGTGAACCGGTCACCGACGAAGCGCTGATCACCGTCCAGGCAGACGCCGAACCGGTCCAGGAGACCGAGACGGAGACGCCGGTCAACGAGACGGAGGCGCCTGTCAACGAGACGGAGACGCCGGTCAACGAGACCGAGGCCGGACTCACCGAGAACGAGACCGAGAACGAGACGACGAACGAGACGGCCGCGATGGACGCGAACGCGTCCGTCGAGGTGACGAACGTGAGTTCGCAGGGCACCGCGGTGACTGTCAACGCGACCCTGTCGGAGGGCGGCTACGTGGCCATCCACAACGATAGCCTGCTCGCCAACGCGACCGAGCTCGACCTGGACGAGGCGGTCGACAGCACTATCGGCGCCTCGGAGTACCTCGAAGCCGGTGAGCACGAGAACGTGACGATCACGCTCTTCGACGTGCCGGGTGCCGAGTTCAACGAGACCGAGCTCACCGAGAGCCAGTTCCTGGTCGCGATGCCGCACATGGAGACGAACGACAACGAGACGTTCGACTACGTCGCGACGAACGGCACCGAAGATGGGCCCTACACCATCGACGGTGAACCGATCGTCGCACCCGCGATCTACGACGCGCCGGGCGACGACGAGACGATAGTCGGTTACAACGAGTCCGACGACGAGGCGGCGGACGTCAACGAGACCGAAAACGAGACTGAGGCCGGACTCACCGAGAACGAGACCGAGAACGAAACTGACGGGCTGAACGAGACCGAAACGGAGACCGAAGCCGGACTCGACGAGACTGAAAACGAGACCGAAGCCGGACTCGACGAGACCGAAACCGACGCGGCGGGTGACACGACGACGGTCACGGCACAGACCGCGGTCACCTTCGAGAACCAGACCGCGAACGTCACCGAGAACGGTACCGCGGTGACCATCGCGTCGACGACGCTCTCCGAGGGTGGTTACGTGGCCATCCACAACGAGAGCCTGCTCGACGGTGACGCCGTCGGCAGCGTCGTCGGGGTCTCCGAGTACCTCGAGGCCGGGACCTACGAGAACCTCTCGGTGGTTCTCTACAACGTCTCCGGCGCCGAGTTCGACGACACCGAGTTCACGGAGAACGAGACGCTGATCGCGATGCCGCACATGGAGACGAACGACAACGAGACGTACGACTTCGTCGCCACGAACGGGACGGCTGACGGGCCGTACCTCGCCGACGGCGAACCCATCGTCGACGACGCCACCGTCGCACCGCCGACCGAGGACGCGACGGACGCCGACGAAATGAACGAGACGAACGCCACGGAGAACGAGACGAACGAAACCGCGACCGGGACGAACGCCACGGAGAACGAGACCGAAGCGCTCGTCGCTCCCTGA
- a CDS encoding potassium channel family protein, protein MKFVIVGYGRVGMRTAGILAPEGHDVVVVDNDPDKVDRARTEGFETVAGDGTDESVLEESGLADADAIGGLTGDLNTNFTACMIGKEYGCRTVLRIDEDYREEIYEKYDADVDEIIYPERLGAAGAKTALLGGDFNVIADLAEQLTVATVDIPEGAPVVGSRVVEVDLPSQARIYAHGHDKEPMTIPLPRTEIEAGDHVAVLSDPDAITEVRTALRGA, encoded by the coding sequence ATGAAGTTCGTCATCGTCGGCTACGGACGCGTTGGGATGCGGACCGCCGGCATTCTGGCCCCGGAGGGCCACGACGTCGTCGTCGTCGACAACGACCCGGACAAGGTAGACCGAGCACGGACGGAGGGGTTCGAGACCGTCGCGGGCGACGGCACGGACGAGAGCGTCCTCGAGGAGTCCGGACTGGCCGACGCCGACGCCATCGGCGGGCTGACCGGCGACCTCAACACCAACTTCACGGCCTGCATGATCGGCAAGGAGTACGGCTGCCGGACCGTGTTGCGCATCGACGAGGACTACCGCGAGGAGATCTACGAGAAGTACGACGCGGACGTCGACGAGATAATCTACCCCGAACGCCTGGGCGCGGCGGGGGCCAAGACCGCACTGCTCGGGGGCGACTTCAACGTCATCGCCGACCTCGCCGAACAGCTGACTGTCGCGACGGTGGACATCCCCGAGGGCGCGCCCGTGGTCGGCTCGCGCGTCGTCGAGGTCGACCTCCCGAGCCAGGCGCGCATCTACGCCCACGGCCACGACAAGGAACCCATGACCATCCCGCTGCCGCGGACGGAGATCGAAGCGGGCGACCACGTGGCGGTCCTCTCCGATCCCGACGCCATCACGGAGGTCCGGACGGCGCTCAGGGGAGCGTAG
- a CDS encoding bifunctional N(6)-L-threonylcarbamoyladenine synthase/serine/threonine protein kinase — translation MRVLGIEGTAWAASAAVFETADPSTHTDDEHVFIESDAYQPASGGIHPREAAEHMGEAVPQVVETAIEHAEERVAESSEDPASPIDAVAFSRGPGLGPCLRIVGTAARAVAQRFDVPLVGVNHMVAHLEVGRHFSGFDDPVCLNASGANAHILGYRNGRYRVLGETMDTGVGNALDKFTRHVGWSHPGGPKVERHAKEGEYLDLPYVVKGMDFSFSGIMSAAKQAVDEGEAVEDVCRGLEETIFAMLTEVSERALSLTDGDELVLGGGVAQNDRLRAMLAEMCDQRGADFYAPPAKFLRDNAGMIAVLGAKMFAAGDTVAIEESRVDSDYRPDQVDVSWRGRGAKRPDESATVDDRELQGAEATVRFEGDRVVKERKPRSYRHPALDERLRVERTRQEARLTSEARRHGVPTPVIRDVDPWESRIVFQHVGENDLREALTEATVRDVGRHLARIHDAGFVHGDPTTRNVRVGPAEGDGAIQTFLIDFGLGYYTQDEEDHAMDLHVLAQSLAGTTDDAGVLRDVAEDAYRETSERDGAVIDQLREIEGRGRYQ, via the coding sequence ATGCGAGTACTGGGCATCGAGGGGACCGCCTGGGCGGCCAGCGCAGCCGTTTTCGAGACGGCGGACCCGTCGACCCACACCGACGACGAGCACGTCTTCATCGAGAGCGACGCCTACCAGCCCGCGAGCGGCGGCATCCACCCCCGGGAGGCCGCCGAGCACATGGGTGAGGCGGTTCCACAGGTCGTCGAGACGGCCATCGAACACGCCGAAGAGCGAGTCGCAGAGTCCAGCGAGGATCCAGCGTCGCCCATCGACGCCGTCGCCTTCTCCCGTGGTCCGGGTCTCGGACCGTGCCTCCGCATCGTCGGCACCGCGGCCCGTGCCGTCGCCCAGCGCTTCGACGTTCCCCTCGTGGGTGTCAACCACATGGTCGCCCATCTGGAGGTGGGCCGGCACTTCTCGGGGTTCGACGACCCCGTCTGCCTGAACGCCTCCGGCGCGAACGCACACATCCTGGGCTATCGCAACGGGCGCTACCGGGTGCTGGGCGAGACGATGGACACCGGCGTCGGCAACGCGCTGGACAAGTTCACCCGCCACGTCGGCTGGAGCCACCCCGGCGGGCCGAAGGTCGAGCGCCACGCGAAGGAGGGCGAGTACCTCGACCTCCCCTACGTCGTCAAGGGGATGGACTTCTCCTTCTCGGGGATCATGTCCGCCGCGAAGCAGGCCGTCGACGAGGGGGAGGCCGTCGAGGACGTCTGCCGCGGGCTGGAGGAGACGATCTTCGCGATGCTCACCGAAGTCTCGGAGCGGGCGCTGTCGCTGACCGACGGCGACGAACTCGTCCTCGGCGGCGGCGTCGCCCAGAACGACCGCCTGCGGGCGATGCTCGCCGAGATGTGCGACCAGCGCGGCGCCGACTTCTACGCCCCGCCGGCGAAGTTCCTGCGGGACAACGCCGGCATGATCGCCGTCCTCGGCGCCAAGATGTTCGCGGCTGGCGACACCGTCGCCATCGAGGAGTCGCGCGTCGATTCGGACTACCGGCCGGATCAGGTGGACGTCAGCTGGCGGGGTCGGGGCGCGAAGCGGCCCGACGAATCGGCAACCGTCGATGACCGCGAACTCCAGGGCGCGGAGGCCACCGTCCGGTTCGAGGGGGACCGCGTCGTCAAGGAGCGGAAGCCCCGGTCCTACCGCCATCCGGCACTCGACGAGCGTCTGCGGGTCGAACGCACCCGGCAGGAGGCGCGGCTGACGAGCGAGGCCCGCCGCCACGGCGTCCCGACGCCGGTGATCCGCGACGTCGACCCCTGGGAGTCCCGCATCGTCTTCCAGCACGTCGGTGAGAACGACCTCCGGGAGGCACTGACCGAGGCGACTGTCCGTGACGTGGGCCGACACCTCGCGCGGATCCACGACGCGGGATTCGTCCACGGCGACCCGACGACGCGGAACGTCCGCGTGGGGCCAGCGGAGGGAGACGGCGCTATCCAGACCTTCCTCATCGACTTCGGCCTGGGCTACTACACCCAGGACGAGGAGGACCACGCGATGGACCTGCACGTGCTCGCACAGTCGCTGGCGGGGACGACCGACGACGCCGGGGTGCTCCGGGACGTGGCCGAGGACGCCTACCGCGAGACCAGCGAGCGTGACGGGGCCGTCATCGACCAGCTACGGGAGATCGAAGGGCGTGGCCGCTACCAGTGA
- a CDS encoding DUF5808 domain-containing protein — protein MADKPQSGEIFGVPYNFDRPSVRRLLSSYWQPDDGMLVEKPFGIGYTLNLANWRSWVALAVVGALLWQEGKSRSQGPAERDEEPVEVIVD, from the coding sequence ATGGCCGACAAACCACAGTCTGGCGAGATTTTCGGCGTGCCGTACAACTTCGACCGCCCCAGCGTCCGGCGACTGCTCTCTTCGTACTGGCAACCGGACGACGGCATGCTCGTCGAGAAGCCCTTCGGCATCGGCTACACGCTGAACCTCGCCAACTGGCGCTCCTGGGTGGCGCTGGCCGTCGTCGGTGCGCTCCTGTGGCAGGAGGGCAAGAGCCGGTCCCAGGGCCCAGCCGAGCGCGACGAAGAACCGGTCGAAGTTATCGTCGACTGA
- a CDS encoding twin-arginine translocase subunit TatC, with amino-acid sequence MTSSSSARQTADDRSSVRAVIVGTLGDPLAIVLGVVTFLAAVPVTVFAMQAVLWDVLQSSLNDAATVETHFRVTPFDVILAQVRVALVVGFVLALEAVVLRRWWASTSHAGSRRAFLALVGAALFPVGAVLGYQIAFPVAVEVLAAGDSTWSVVRWAGLACDVSLATGVATQVAFATGAAALSRSRNGSEFDDQS; translated from the coding sequence ATGACCAGTTCGTCATCCGCTCGCCAGACGGCCGACGATCGGTCGAGCGTCCGTGCCGTCATCGTGGGCACGCTCGGCGACCCACTGGCGATCGTCCTCGGGGTAGTCACCTTCCTGGCCGCGGTCCCGGTGACGGTGTTCGCCATGCAGGCGGTCCTCTGGGACGTACTGCAAAGCAGCCTGAACGACGCGGCGACCGTCGAGACGCACTTCAGGGTCACCCCGTTCGACGTCATCCTCGCGCAGGTTCGGGTCGCACTGGTCGTCGGGTTCGTCCTGGCGCTGGAGGCTGTCGTTCTCCGCCGGTGGTGGGCCAGTACGTCGCACGCCGGATCCCGTCGCGCGTTCCTCGCGCTGGTCGGCGCCGCACTGTTTCCAGTCGGCGCGGTTCTCGGGTACCAGATCGCGTTCCCCGTCGCCGTCGAAGTGCTCGCGGCCGGGGATTCGACCTGGTCGGTCGTCCGGTGGGCGGGCCTGGCCTGCGACGTCTCGCTCGCGACCGGCGTCGCCACGCAGGTCGCGTTCGCGACGGGGGCGGCCGCGCTCTCTCGGTCCCGGAACGGCAGTGAGTTCGACGACCAGTCCTGA
- a CDS encoding universal stress protein: MERALVVLETGEDGQTILREASELAAGVDAHLDVLALMTPEEYEEKRESLEAAGKGEHTTYNERAVLDNLRQRSEGTVEETLDGLDLDWDVVAARLGDSETEADRILQSAEKNDTDHVFLTGKKRSPTGKAVFGDRAQAIILNFDGPVTTLLG; this comes from the coding sequence ATGGAACGAGCACTCGTGGTTCTGGAGACGGGCGAGGACGGGCAGACGATACTCCGCGAAGCCAGCGAGCTCGCCGCCGGGGTGGACGCCCACCTCGACGTGCTGGCGCTGATGACGCCGGAGGAGTACGAGGAGAAGCGGGAGAGCCTCGAGGCCGCCGGAAAGGGAGAACACACGACGTACAACGAGCGGGCGGTCCTCGACAACCTCCGCCAGCGCTCCGAGGGGACTGTCGAGGAGACGCTCGACGGCCTCGACCTCGACTGGGACGTCGTCGCCGCCCGCCTCGGCGACTCCGAGACTGAGGCCGACCGGATCCTGCAGAGCGCGGAGAAAAACGACACGGACCACGTGTTCCTCACCGGCAAGAAGCGCTCGCCGACGGGGAAGGCCGTCTTCGGCGACCGCGCCCAGGCGATCATCCTCAACTTCGACGGCCCCGTGACGACGCTGCTGGGATAA
- a CDS encoding SDR family NAD(P)-dependent oxidoreductase gives MAPTTLVTGASAGIGRALATEFARHGHDLVLVARREERLRSLADELETDYGVDATAIPIDLTDDDAPDRLFDSLDGRGISLDTLVNNVGVGVYGRFGEGDLADQRTQLRLNVDVLVELTHRFLDGRSRGQVLNVGSVAGFTPGPLLAGYYASKAYVNSFSEALASEYRDTAIDVTVVCPGPVDTEFQERAGMGDSTVAQVFSHTPDEVARAAYDGLQAGEAVVIPGLPMKLLTLFLRICPRRLRRWGARIVNGGR, from the coding sequence ATGGCTCCAACTACCCTCGTCACCGGTGCCAGCGCGGGCATCGGCCGCGCGCTCGCGACCGAGTTCGCCAGGCACGGCCACGACCTGGTCCTCGTCGCCCGGCGCGAGGAGCGCCTCCGGTCGCTCGCCGACGAACTCGAAACCGACTACGGCGTCGACGCGACCGCCATCCCGATTGACCTCACCGACGACGACGCACCGGACCGGCTGTTCGACTCACTCGACGGCCGGGGAATCTCCCTCGACACCCTCGTCAACAACGTCGGCGTCGGCGTCTACGGCCGCTTCGGCGAGGGCGACCTGGCCGACCAGCGGACCCAGCTCCGGCTGAACGTCGACGTGCTCGTGGAACTCACCCACCGGTTCCTCGACGGCCGGTCCCGGGGGCAGGTCCTGAACGTCGGCTCCGTCGCGGGCTTCACGCCCGGGCCGCTGCTGGCCGGCTACTACGCCAGCAAGGCCTACGTGAACAGCTTCTCGGAGGCGCTAGCATCGGAGTACCGCGACACCGCGATCGACGTGACCGTGGTCTGTCCAGGTCCGGTCGACACCGAGTTCCAGGAACGCGCCGGCATGGGCGACTCCACCGTCGCACAGGTGTTCTCCCACACGCCCGATGAGGTCGCGAGAGCGGCGTACGACGGTCTCCAGGCCGGCGAGGCGGTCGTGATCCCCGGTCTGCCGATGAAACTCCTGACCCTGTTCCTGCGGATCTGTCCCCGGCGACTCCGTCGCTGGGGCGCCCGGATCGTCAACGGTGGCCGGTAA
- the rdgB gene encoding RdgB/HAM1 family non-canonical purine NTP pyrophosphatase, producing the protein MLTFVTTNPGKVHEAEQYLGSVEQLDFDYTEVQGEDLGAIAAHGAREAYREAGGPVIVDDSGLFVDAFDGFPGPYSSYVESHVGIDRVWRLTEPEDDHGAKFRTVVAYCDGEGFEASDSTDSVRDGDPPVKVFEGVVPGTIVAPRGDGGFGYDPIFEHDGTTFAEMSTEEKNAVSHRGRALAKLGDWLDETGRV; encoded by the coding sequence ATGCTCACGTTCGTCACGACCAACCCCGGGAAGGTCCACGAGGCCGAGCAGTACCTGGGGTCGGTCGAGCAGTTGGACTTCGACTACACCGAGGTACAGGGCGAGGACCTGGGCGCCATCGCCGCCCACGGCGCCCGGGAGGCCTACCGGGAGGCCGGCGGGCCGGTCATCGTCGACGACTCCGGGCTGTTCGTCGACGCCTTCGACGGCTTCCCCGGGCCGTACTCCTCCTACGTCGAGTCCCACGTCGGTATCGATCGGGTCTGGCGGCTCACGGAACCCGAGGACGACCACGGGGCCAAATTCAGGACGGTCGTCGCGTACTGCGACGGTGAGGGGTTCGAAGCGTCGGACAGTACCGACTCCGTCCGCGACGGCGACCCGCCGGTCAAGGTTTTCGAGGGCGTCGTTCCGGGGACCATCGTCGCCCCCCGCGGAGACGGCGGGTTCGGCTACGACCCCATCTTCGAACACGACGGGACGACGTTCGCGGAGATGAGCACTGAAGAAAAGAACGCCGTCTCCCACCGCGGCCGGGCGCTGGCGAAACTGGGCGACTGGCTCGACGAGACCGGACGGGTCTGA
- a CDS encoding DUF7384 family protein, translating into MTADPTRVVADADVLAADLLVGGDARAALDHVRRHSWVTLVASDPLLDDAEAVITDLADADLAADWRERIEQEREPVDHPDDDHPALASAYRGEAAHLLTFDESLRSAEAGLSLQPRVSVSVRSPDAFATVFDAESLYEATRDGEYPGPDRDPRD; encoded by the coding sequence ATGACCGCTGACCCGACCCGCGTCGTCGCCGACGCCGACGTCCTCGCCGCGGACCTCCTCGTCGGTGGTGACGCCCGCGCGGCCCTCGACCACGTCCGCAGGCACTCCTGGGTAACTCTGGTCGCCAGCGATCCGCTGCTCGACGACGCCGAAGCGGTGATCACTGACCTGGCCGACGCCGACCTCGCCGCGGACTGGCGCGAGCGAATCGAGCAGGAACGGGAACCGGTCGACCACCCCGACGACGACCATCCGGCGCTGGCCTCCGCCTACCGCGGCGAGGCGGCCCACCTTCTCACGTTCGACGAGTCGCTGCGCAGCGCCGAGGCCGGTCTCTCCCTGCAACCGCGCGTCTCGGTCAGCGTCCGCTCGCCGGACGCGTTCGCGACCGTCTTCGACGCCGAATCCCTGTACGAGGCGACCCGCGACGGCGAGTATCCGGGACCGGACCGCGACCCCAGGGACTAG